A genome region from Labilibaculum antarcticum includes the following:
- a CDS encoding branched-chain amino acid aminotransferase translates to MEKIDWKQFGFGYTKTDYNVRCHFRDGKWGELETSSSDQVNVHIAATGLHYGQQAFEGLKAFRGPDGKVRVFRMNENAKRMQSSSHGIMMAEMPIDLFEEAVIKTIKLNERWIPPYESGASLYIRPVLFGNGPQVGVNPAPEYTFAIFVMPVGPYFKEGFKPTDYVIYREYDRAAPQGTGTIKVGGNYASSLRGGTRAHKEGFSAVLFLDAKEKKYIDECGPANFFGIKDNTYVTPKSNSILPSITNKSLCQIAEDMGMTVERRKVTVEELADFTEAGACGTAAVISPIRKIVDADNKVDYFYGDEAGKTSFKLYETLRGIQYGTVEDKHNWNTIIEF, encoded by the coding sequence ATGGAAAAAATAGACTGGAAACAATTTGGTTTCGGTTATACTAAAACCGATTACAATGTTCGTTGTCACTTTCGTGATGGAAAATGGGGAGAATTAGAAACTTCTTCTTCAGATCAGGTAAATGTTCATATTGCAGCAACTGGATTGCATTACGGACAACAAGCATTTGAAGGTTTAAAGGCTTTTAGAGGTCCTGATGGAAAAGTTAGAGTATTTCGTATGAATGAAAATGCGAAACGCATGCAATCTTCGTCTCATGGAATTATGATGGCCGAAATGCCAATTGATTTGTTTGAGGAAGCTGTAATTAAAACGATTAAATTGAACGAGAGATGGATTCCACCATACGAATCGGGAGCCTCTTTATACATTCGTCCGGTACTTTTCGGAAATGGCCCACAAGTAGGTGTGAACCCAGCTCCTGAATATACTTTTGCCATATTCGTAATGCCAGTTGGACCTTACTTTAAAGAAGGATTTAAACCAACCGATTACGTAATCTATCGTGAATACGATCGTGCAGCTCCGCAAGGAACAGGAACGATTAAGGTAGGTGGTAACTATGCTTCTTCCTTAAGAGGGGGAACCCGTGCTCACAAGGAGGGATTTTCTGCCGTATTATTTTTGGATGCAAAAGAAAAAAAATACATCGACGAATGTGGCCCTGCTAACTTCTTCGGAATTAAGGACAATACTTACGTAACTCCAAAATCAAACTCAATTTTGCCATCAATCACCAACAAAAGTTTGTGTCAGATTGCTGAAGATATGGGAATGACAGTTGAGCGCAGGAAAGTGACCGTTGAAGAATTAGCTGATTTTACCGAGGCTGGTGCTTGTGGTACTGCAGCGGTAATTTCTCCAATTCGTAAAATTGTTGATGCCGATAACAAGGTGGACTATTTTTATGGCGATGAGGCAGGAAAGACCAGCTTCAAATTGTATGAAACACTTCGTGGAATTCAGTACGGAACTGTTGAAGACAAACACAACTGGAATACA